From the genome of Pelobates fuscus isolate aPelFus1 chromosome 11, aPelFus1.pri, whole genome shotgun sequence:
CTTAGAGCATGCCTTCATCTTCAAGCAGCAATCCATGCTCATTCCTACATTTGTTAGACTTTATTAACAAAATTGCAATTTTACTTATAAGTCTTAAAATAAATTCTCCTAAATGTTTTTCCCAAGGCATTCTTTACTTCCTTGTTTCTCAAGCAGTAAATAATTGGGTTTAAAAGAGGAGTTAAAATGCTGTACAACAAAGAAGCAAATATTTCGACTTCCAGAGAATAACCAGAGGTTGGCCCCACGTAATTAAAGTTTGCTGTCAAATAAAATACAGTCACAACAATCAGATGAGACGAGCAAGTAGAAAAGGCTTTTCCCCGCCCATCAGAAGAACTTATTCTAATAACTGTGGAGATGATATGGACATATGATATGACAATATAGAGAAAGGGACTTATTCCCAGGAACACACTGACCAcataaagtaatattttactgGTCTGTGTGGGGTTACAAGCTACCTGTATGAGTGGAGGTACATCacaaaaaaagtgatttatttcCTGATTGAGCCAGCAGAAGGAAAGATTAGATGTCATAATCGTATGAAGGATAGAGTTTAAGAAACCGCTTAGCCAAGACATAGCGGCAAGGCTTGTGCAGAGTCGGTTGTGCATCACTATCAAATAACGCAAAGGGTTGCATATAGCAACAAAGCGATCATATGCCATCACAGCTAGTAGGATACACTCCGCTCCACCTAAAGATACAAACAAATACAACTGCATAATACATTTACTGAAATAAATCTTTCTGTTTCCAGAGATACAATTGGAAAACATTACTGGAAGAGTGACAGAGGAGTAGCAGATGTCCAAAAGTGAGAGATTACTTATGAAAAAATACATTGGAGTGTTGAGGCTGGAATCAAATTTTACTATGGTAAAAATACAGGAGTTGCCAATAAGAATggttatgtaaaaacaaaaaatcaaaaaacataTGACGGATGAATATGATGAATAACCCAGAAGGGTAAAATATTTTACTGCTGTCTGATTTTCATATCTGGATATTTCAATAGATGACATCTGAGGACATAAACAGATTTAAGGGTAACATCCTTATTACCATACTTTCATACAGAAACATTTTTGAAATTACTTATTAATTGCATTACATTTTGAAACGTAATTCACCTAGTTCCAAAGATACAATTCAATAGCAGATTGTGTGTAAACAAGCTGaactgatttaaaaaacaaaaaacaaaacat
Proteins encoded in this window:
- the LOC134576896 gene encoding olfactory receptor 5V1-like; protein product: MSSIEISRYENQTAVKYFTLLGYSSYSSVICFLIFCFYITILIGNSCIFTIVKFDSSLNTPMYFFISNLSLLDICYSSVTLPVMFSNCISGNRKIYFSKCIMQLYLFVSLGGAECILLAVMAYDRFVAICNPLRYLIVMHNRLCTSLAAMSWLSGFLNSILHTIMTSNLSFCWLNQEINHFFCDVPPLIQVACNPTQTSKILLYVVSVFLGISPFLYIVISYVHIISTVIRISSSDGRGKAFSTCSSHLIVVTVFYLTANFNYVGPTSGYSLEVEIFASLLYSILTPLLNPIIYCLRNKEVKNALGKTFRRIYFKTYK